A DNA window from Vigna angularis cultivar LongXiaoDou No.4 chromosome 1, ASM1680809v1, whole genome shotgun sequence contains the following coding sequences:
- the LOC108324972 gene encoding uncharacterized protein LOC108324972 gives MDCRKSHAKDFSTRFEAKQSDTHCVIVPMPSPKKSLKRHHHQMNNDNGRPNQGTEGNSHWRDGLHPEIRQMNINKMVESLKRHLPDSGQDVLPELHMIAQKFEEKIFNAATSWPDYLLKISSKMHSIDTGCQCTKANPPNQGGSEITYIKVEAQQSDTQSVIVPTPSPKISLKRHQHQMDNDNGRPNQGTETISHWRDGLHPETRQIKFNMIMDMLKRHVPYSSQEGLHELQCIAQRFEEKIFTAATSQSDYVRKISMKMLTPENKSQGSMVNVPSQSGSRTI, from the exons TTGAAGCTAAACAGTCAGACACGCATTGTGTAATAGTGCCCATGCCATCGCCGAAAAAATCTCTAAAGCGCCACCACCATCAG atgaATAACGATAATGGGAGACCTAATCAAGGTACTGAAGGCAATAGTCATTGGAGAGATGGACTGCATCCAGAGATACGCCAAATGAACATCAACAAGAT GGTTGAGTCGTTAAAAAGACATCTTCCTGATTCTGGTCAAGATGTATTGCCAGAACTTCATATGATTGCTCAAAAGTTTGAAGAGAAGATTTTTAATGCTGCAACAAGCTGg CCTGATTATCTACTTAAAATTTCTTCAAAGATGCATTCGATAGACACTGGATGTCAGTGCACCAAGGCCAACCCACCAAATCAAGGTGGTTCTGAAA TCACCTACATTAAAGTTGAAGCTCAGCAATCAGACACGCAAAGTGTAATAGTGCCCACGCCATCGCCAAAAATATCCCTAAAGCGCCACCAACATCAG ATGGATAACGATAACGGGAGACCTAATCAAGGTACTGAAACCATTAGTCATTGGAGAGATGGACTGCATCCAGAGACACGCCAAATAAAGTTCAACATGAT AATGGACATGTTAAAAAGACATGTTCCTTATTCTAGTCAAGAAGGATTGCATGAACTTCAGTGTATTGCTCAAAGGTTTGAAGAGAAGATTTTTACTGCTGCAACAAGCCAG TCTGATTATGTGCGGAAAATATCTATGAAGATGCTTACACCGGAGAATAAATCCCAGGGCAGCATGGTCAACGTTCCAAGTCAAAGTGGTTCTAGGACTATCTAA